A section of the Virgibacillus sp. NKC19-3 genome encodes:
- the lepA gene encoding translation elongation factor 4 yields the protein MVKQNRNVRNFSIIAHIDHGKSTLADRILENTKALTQREMKEQFLDGMDLERERGITIKLNAVQLEYTSNSGEEFIFHLIDTPGHVDFTYEVSRSLAACEGVILVVDAAQGIEAQTLANVYLALENELEIIPVINKVDLPSAEPERVKKELEDIIGIDGDDVILASAKSNIGIEDILERITEVVPAPSGNENNPLKALIFDSLYDSYRGVIAYISIKDGSVKVGDKIKMMATGKEFEVNEVGVFSPQPLKKKELLVGDVGYLTASIKDVGDSRVGDTITHVNREAEEALPGYRRLNPMVFCGLYPVDANNYNALREALERLELNDSSLQYEPESSQALGFGYRCGFLGLLHMEIIQERIEREFNINLITTAPSVIYEVKLTDEEFIEVDNPSLMPDPQQVQEISEPYVKATITVPNEYVGPVMEIAQKKRGQFMDMQYLDDIRVNIIYDIPLSEIVYDFFDQLKSHTKGYASFDYELTGYRISNLVKMDILLNGDTIDALSFIVHRDFAHERGKQIVEKLKNLIPRQQFEVPVQAAIGNKIEARSTIKALRKDVTAKLYGGDVTRKRKLLEKQKEGKRRMKIVGSVEVPQEAFMAVLKMDDD from the coding sequence ATGGTGAAACAAAACAGAAACGTACGAAACTTTTCGATTATAGCTCATATTGATCATGGCAAATCAACATTAGCTGATCGGATCTTAGAAAATACCAAAGCGTTAACACAACGTGAAATGAAAGAGCAGTTTCTTGATGGAATGGATTTAGAACGTGAACGAGGAATTACGATAAAATTAAATGCAGTACAGTTGGAATATACAAGTAATAGTGGTGAGGAATTTATTTTCCATTTAATTGATACACCTGGACATGTTGATTTCACATATGAAGTCTCCAGAAGTCTCGCTGCCTGTGAAGGAGTTATATTAGTAGTAGACGCAGCACAGGGGATCGAAGCACAAACCCTAGCAAATGTGTATCTTGCACTTGAAAACGAATTGGAAATAATTCCTGTTATTAATAAAGTTGACCTTCCAAGTGCTGAACCGGAGCGCGTTAAAAAGGAATTAGAGGATATTATCGGCATTGATGGAGATGATGTCATCTTAGCTTCAGCAAAATCAAACATTGGGATTGAAGATATACTGGAGCGAATTACAGAGGTTGTTCCTGCTCCCAGTGGAAATGAAAATAATCCTTTAAAAGCACTTATTTTTGATTCATTATACGATTCTTATCGCGGGGTTATCGCATATATTTCGATAAAGGATGGTTCCGTTAAAGTTGGCGATAAGATTAAAATGATGGCTACAGGGAAAGAATTTGAGGTTAACGAAGTTGGTGTGTTTTCACCACAGCCACTTAAGAAGAAAGAATTACTTGTTGGTGATGTCGGGTATTTAACAGCATCCATAAAAGATGTGGGCGATTCGCGTGTCGGTGATACAATTACCCATGTAAATAGAGAAGCGGAAGAAGCTTTACCGGGTTATCGTAGGTTAAATCCGATGGTTTTCTGTGGCTTATACCCGGTTGATGCAAATAATTATAATGCTTTGAGGGAGGCACTGGAGAGATTGGAGTTAAACGACTCTTCCCTCCAATATGAACCGGAATCTTCACAAGCACTAGGATTTGGATATCGTTGTGGGTTTTTGGGGTTATTACACATGGAAATAATTCAGGAGCGAATTGAACGTGAATTCAATATTAATTTAATCACTACTGCTCCTAGTGTTATCTATGAAGTGAAACTAACGGACGAAGAGTTTATAGAGGTGGATAACCCGTCATTGATGCCGGATCCGCAACAAGTACAGGAAATAAGTGAGCCCTATGTTAAAGCAACAATTACAGTGCCAAATGAATATGTAGGCCCCGTAATGGAAATAGCACAGAAAAAACGAGGGCAATTCATGGATATGCAATATCTAGACGATATTCGGGTGAATATTATTTATGATATCCCATTATCCGAAATTGTTTACGATTTTTTTGATCAATTGAAGTCTCATACGAAAGGATATGCTTCATTTGATTATGAATTAACGGGTTATCGAATTTCAAACCTTGTAAAAATGGATATTTTATTGAATGGAGATACAATCGATGCATTATCGTTTATCGTACATCGGGATTTTGCACATGAACGTGGCAAGCAAATTGTTGAAAAGCTCAAGAATCTGATTCCAAGACAGCAATTTGAGGTTCCGGTTCAAGCAGCTATAGGAAATAAAATTGAGGCACGTTCCACGATTAAGGCTCTAAGAAAAGATGTAACGGCGAAGTTGTATGGTGGCGACGTTACACGGAAGCGTAAATTGCTGGAAAAACAAAAAGAAGGTAAAAGACGAATGAAAATAGTTGGATCTGTAGAAGTCCCACAAGAGGCATTTATGGCCGTATTAAAAATGGATGATGACTAA
- the hrcA gene encoding heat-inducible transcriptional repressor HrcA, which translates to MLTERQLLILQVIIDDFIESATPVGSRAISKKDNIPYSAATIRNEMADLEEMGFLEKTHSSSGRVPSEHGYRYYVDNLIAPISNQTNTNVIKDFIADGFFEFEQMVQMSAEVLSELTNYTSIILGPELYEAKLKQLQIVTLSSHTAVAILVTNTGHVEHRSFSIPVEINPLDLEKMVNILNERLYGVPVVRLQEKFNTELTSFMKLYVDDFDKSYDYLKAAFFNESPIKLYIGGKSNMLMQPEFDDVDKIRSFYSMIEKEDEIAHLLKRTNEGIRVTIGNENKIDAIKDFSLITAAYQSGDGQMGTIALLGPTRMEYRKVITLLNILSNEMTDALHMWYKNNE; encoded by the coding sequence ATGTTGACAGAAAGGCAGTTATTGATTTTGCAAGTAATTATTGATGATTTCATTGAGTCAGCAACTCCGGTGGGCTCTCGTGCCATTTCTAAAAAAGATAATATACCTTACAGTGCTGCAACGATAAGAAATGAAATGGCCGACTTGGAGGAAATGGGTTTCTTGGAGAAGACACATTCCTCTTCAGGAAGGGTACCTTCTGAGCATGGTTATCGTTATTATGTGGATAATCTGATAGCACCAATTTCCAATCAGACCAATACAAACGTTATTAAGGATTTTATTGCGGATGGTTTTTTTGAATTTGAGCAAATGGTTCAAATGTCGGCAGAAGTGTTATCCGAACTAACGAATTATACATCCATCATTTTGGGGCCTGAATTATATGAAGCAAAATTAAAACAGCTGCAAATCGTTACACTCTCATCGCACACGGCTGTCGCTATTCTAGTAACAAATACAGGCCATGTAGAGCATCGATCGTTTTCGATCCCTGTTGAAATTAATCCACTCGATCTAGAAAAAATGGTCAATATCCTAAATGAGCGATTGTATGGAGTACCGGTTGTCCGTCTGCAGGAAAAGTTTAATACTGAACTCACCTCATTTATGAAATTGTATGTGGATGACTTTGACAAATCATACGATTATTTAAAGGCAGCTTTCTTTAACGAATCTCCGATTAAACTGTATATTGGTGGAAAATCCAATATGTTAATGCAGCCCGAATTCGATGATGTAGATAAGATTCGCTCTTTCTATTCCATGATTGAAAAGGAAGATGAAATAGCACATCTATTGAAGCGAACAAACGAGGGAATAAGGGTGACAATTGGAAATGAGAATAAGATAGATGCTATAAAAGACTTCAGTTTAATTACAGCGGCCTATCAGTCAGGTGATGGTCAAATGGGAACCATTGCATTACTTGGACCAACAAGAATGGAGTATAGAAAGGTAATTACATTGCTGAATATTTTATCAAATGAGATGACAGACGCATTACACATGTGGTATAAAAACAATGAATAA
- the grpE gene encoding nucleotide exchange factor GrpE has product MEEHDKDTTLEDDVDQKDESEQIEVIDSEETEAGTSEETTKDPTQKEMEALKTEKDELNDRLLRLQAEFDNFKKRSQKEKEVDRKYKSQDLVNELLPVIDNFERALQVEVTDATSSLIEGITMVYQQFKDALKSQGVTEIEAEGNVFDPNLHHAVMQVEEEEWESNTVVEELQKGYMLNDRVIRPAMVKVNK; this is encoded by the coding sequence GTGGAAGAGCATGATAAAGATACAACACTAGAAGATGATGTTGATCAAAAAGATGAATCTGAACAAATAGAAGTGATTGATTCAGAAGAAACAGAAGCAGGAACCTCGGAAGAAACAACGAAGGATCCTACGCAAAAGGAAATGGAAGCATTAAAAACAGAAAAAGATGAATTAAATGATCGATTGCTTCGATTGCAGGCGGAATTTGATAATTTCAAGAAGCGGTCACAAAAAGAAAAAGAAGTGGATCGCAAGTATAAATCACAGGATCTGGTAAATGAATTACTACCGGTAATAGACAATTTTGAAAGAGCTTTGCAAGTAGAAGTAACAGATGCAACTTCCAGCCTTATTGAAGGTATCACAATGGTATATCAGCAATTTAAAGATGCACTCAAATCTCAAGGTGTGACAGAGATTGAAGCAGAAGGTAACGTATTTGACCCAAATCTGCACCATGCAGTGATGCAAGTGGAGGAAGAAGAATGGGAATCAAATACAGTTGTAGAAGAATTACAAAAAGGGTATATGCTGAATGATCGCGTTATTAGACCAGCAATGGTAAAAGTAAATAAATAA
- the dnaK gene encoding molecular chaperone DnaK — translation MSKIIGIDLGTTNSVVAVMEGGESVVIPTPEGNRTTPSVVAFKNGERQVGEVAKRQAITNPNTIQSIKRHMGTDYKVTIEDKDYTPQEVSAIILQHIKSYAEEYLGETVEKAVITVPAYFNDAERQATKDAGKIAGLEVERIINEPTAAALAYGIDKEDQDQTILVYDLGGGTFDVSILDIGDGTFEVISTAGDNRLGGDDFDELIIDYMVQEFKKENGIDLSKDKMATQRLKDAAEKAKKELSGVSQTQISLPFITAGEAGPLHMEMNLTRAKFEELTSDLVERTMIPARKALSDANLSANEVNRVILVGGSTRIPAVQEAIKREIGKDPSKGVNPDEVVALGAAIQGGVLQGDVKDVVLLDVTPLSLGIETMGSVTTKLIERNTTIPTSESQVFSTAADNQTAVDIHVLQGEREMAADNKTLGRFQLTDIPPAPRGVPQIEVKFDIDSNGIVNVSAKDMGTNKEQSITIKSSSGLSDEEVEKMVHEAEENAEADKKRREEVDLRNEADQLIFTTDKTIKDLGDKVTDEEKQKAEDAKEELKKAIEADDIEQIREKKDALQEEVQQLTVKLYEQAQQDAQAAQESQDGQGSDDVTDADYKEVDDEADKKE, via the coding sequence ATGAGTAAAATAATTGGAATTGATTTAGGAACAACAAACTCAGTTGTAGCAGTAATGGAGGGCGGTGAATCTGTCGTTATCCCTACTCCTGAAGGGAATCGAACAACACCATCTGTAGTTGCTTTTAAAAATGGCGAGAGACAGGTCGGAGAAGTAGCAAAACGCCAAGCAATTACAAATCCAAATACCATTCAATCTATCAAACGTCATATGGGTACAGATTACAAGGTAACAATTGAAGATAAAGATTATACACCACAAGAGGTGTCTGCGATCATCCTGCAGCATATTAAATCATATGCTGAAGAATATCTCGGGGAAACAGTTGAGAAAGCTGTCATTACAGTACCAGCTTATTTCAATGATGCAGAGCGTCAAGCTACGAAAGATGCAGGTAAAATTGCTGGACTAGAAGTAGAACGTATTATTAATGAGCCGACAGCTGCAGCATTGGCCTATGGTATAGACAAAGAGGATCAAGATCAAACCATTCTTGTATATGACCTTGGTGGAGGTACATTTGACGTATCTATCCTAGACATCGGTGACGGTACATTCGAAGTTATTTCCACAGCCGGGGACAATCGTTTGGGTGGTGACGATTTTGACGAACTGATCATCGATTATATGGTACAAGAATTCAAAAAAGAAAATGGCATTGACTTATCTAAAGATAAAATGGCGACACAGCGTTTGAAAGATGCTGCTGAAAAAGCGAAGAAAGAGTTATCCGGTGTTTCCCAAACTCAAATATCACTGCCATTTATTACAGCAGGAGAAGCTGGACCGTTGCATATGGAAATGAATTTAACGCGTGCTAAGTTTGAAGAACTTACTTCTGATTTGGTAGAACGTACAATGATCCCTGCACGAAAAGCATTATCCGATGCTAACTTAAGCGCAAATGAAGTAAATAGAGTTATTTTAGTTGGTGGTTCAACACGTATCCCTGCTGTTCAGGAAGCAATTAAACGTGAAATCGGAAAGGATCCATCTAAAGGAGTTAATCCGGATGAAGTTGTAGCACTAGGCGCAGCTATCCAAGGTGGTGTGCTCCAAGGTGACGTGAAAGATGTTGTTCTGTTGGATGTTACGCCGCTTTCCCTAGGTATTGAAACAATGGGTTCTGTTACTACAAAATTAATTGAACGTAACACAACAATACCAACAAGTGAATCCCAAGTGTTCTCAACAGCTGCGGATAACCAGACTGCTGTGGATATTCATGTGCTTCAAGGTGAACGTGAAATGGCGGCAGATAATAAAACATTGGGTCGTTTCCAATTAACAGATATTCCACCAGCACCAAGAGGCGTTCCTCAAATCGAAGTGAAATTTGACATTGACTCCAATGGTATTGTAAATGTTAGTGCGAAAGATATGGGTACAAACAAAGAACAATCCATTACGATCAAATCATCTTCAGGACTTTCGGATGAGGAAGTTGAAAAAATGGTCCATGAAGCGGAAGAAAATGCAGAAGCAGATAAAAAACGCCGTGAAGAAGTAGATTTACGCAATGAAGCAGATCAGCTTATTTTCACCACAGATAAAACAATTAAAGATCTCGGTGACAAAGTAACAGATGAAGAAAAACAAAAAGCAGAAGATGCAAAAGAAGAATTGAAAAAAGCAATCGAAGCTGATGATATCGAACAGATTAGAGAAAAGAAAGATGCATTGCAAGAAGAAGTACAACAGCTTACGGTTAAACTGTATGAGCAAGCGCAGCAAGACGCACAAGCTGCACAAGAATCACAAGATGGACAAGGCAGCGATGATGTAACTGATGCGGATTACAAGGAAGTAGATGACGAAGCAGATAAAAAAGAATAG
- the dnaJ gene encoding molecular chaperone DnaJ, producing the protein MSKRDYYDVLGVSKDSSKEDIKKAYRKLARKYHPDVSDEEDAAEKFKEAKEAYEVLSDEQKRTQYDQFGHAGAQNQGFGGFGGGAQDFGGFGDIFDMFFGGGGGRRRDPNAPQQGADLQYTMTLEFEEAIFGKETDIRIPKEENCETCNGSGAKPGTKVNTCSHCNGSGQLNTEQNTPFGRVVNRRVCHYCNGTGKIIPEKCTTCGGSGKVKKHTKIHISIPAGIDEGQQVRVSGKGEAGVNGGPPGDLYVLVQVKPHDFFEREGDHIYCELPLNYAQAALGDEVEVPTVHGKVMLKIPAGTQTGKTFRMKGKGAPNVRGYGHGDQNIIVKIVTPTKLSERQKELLREFNEIGGNESTNEQDSSLFQRFKNAFKSE; encoded by the coding sequence GTGAGTAAGCGCGATTATTATGATGTGCTTGGAGTCAGCAAAGATTCCTCGAAAGAAGATATAAAAAAAGCGTATCGGAAATTAGCCAGAAAATATCATCCGGATGTTAGTGACGAAGAAGATGCAGCGGAAAAATTCAAAGAAGCAAAAGAAGCGTATGAAGTGCTAAGTGATGAACAAAAACGCACCCAATATGATCAATTTGGGCATGCAGGTGCGCAAAACCAAGGATTTGGTGGCTTCGGTGGTGGAGCACAGGACTTTGGCGGTTTTGGTGATATCTTTGATATGTTCTTTGGTGGCGGAGGAGGCCGTAGAAGGGATCCAAATGCACCACAGCAAGGAGCAGATCTACAATATACAATGACACTGGAATTTGAAGAGGCTATTTTCGGGAAAGAAACAGATATCCGTATTCCAAAAGAGGAAAATTGCGAGACATGTAATGGTTCTGGTGCCAAACCTGGAACGAAAGTTAATACATGTTCTCATTGTAATGGTTCTGGTCAATTAAATACGGAACAGAACACACCCTTTGGCAGAGTTGTTAACCGCCGGGTATGCCATTATTGTAACGGAACCGGAAAAATTATTCCGGAAAAATGTACGACATGTGGTGGATCCGGTAAAGTGAAAAAGCATACGAAGATTCATATTTCTATTCCTGCAGGTATTGATGAAGGGCAACAAGTCCGTGTATCCGGAAAAGGAGAAGCAGGTGTGAACGGAGGCCCTCCCGGTGATTTATATGTGCTTGTTCAAGTAAAACCCCATGATTTCTTTGAACGAGAAGGGGATCATATTTACTGTGAATTACCATTAAACTATGCTCAGGCGGCTCTAGGTGATGAAGTGGAAGTGCCTACTGTTCATGGCAAAGTGATGTTAAAAATACCAGCAGGAACGCAAACGGGTAAAACCTTCCGCATGAAAGGAAAAGGTGCGCCAAATGTTCGGGGATATGGTCATGGAGATCAAAATATTATTGTAAAGATAGTTACACCTACGAAGTTGTCTGAGCGTCAAAAAGAATTATTGCGTGAATTCAATGAAATTGGTGGAAATGAGTCAACGAATGAGCAGGACAGTTCTCTTTTTCAACGTTTTAAAAATGCTTTTAAAAGTGAATAA
- the prmA gene encoding 50S ribosomal protein L11 methyltransferase: MKWSEICIHTTNEAMEPISNILNEAGANGLVIEDPLDLVKERETFFGEVYELNPNEYPKDGVYIKAYLPEDEHLDKVVEQIKHAIADLENYGIDIGKNHITLREINEEDWSNAWKKYYKPIHISDKVTIIPTWEEYTPVSNNETIIELDPGMAFGTGTHPTTILSIRALEKHVKNEDVVIDVGSGSGVLSIASALLGASNVHAYDLDDVAVKSTKTNAELNQLDNQIIAKQNNLLDHVDIKANIIVSNILAEIIIQFVQDAWKNLDFGGLFIMSGIIQAKQKVVKDKLEQHGFEIVEVDALEDWISITARKV, encoded by the coding sequence ATGAAATGGTCAGAAATATGTATTCATACAACAAATGAAGCAATGGAACCAATTTCCAACATATTAAATGAAGCTGGTGCCAATGGGCTCGTTATTGAAGATCCATTGGATTTGGTCAAAGAGCGGGAAACATTTTTCGGCGAAGTCTATGAGTTGAATCCGAATGAGTACCCGAAAGATGGTGTGTATATTAAGGCATACCTTCCAGAAGATGAACATTTAGATAAAGTAGTAGAGCAGATAAAACATGCTATTGCAGATCTAGAGAACTATGGCATCGATATTGGAAAAAACCATATAACATTACGCGAAATAAATGAGGAAGATTGGTCAAACGCATGGAAAAAATATTATAAACCAATTCATATTTCTGACAAAGTAACGATAATACCTACTTGGGAAGAATATACACCAGTTTCCAACAATGAAACGATCATTGAACTTGATCCGGGAATGGCTTTTGGAACAGGAACTCATCCAACGACAATTCTCAGTATCCGAGCACTGGAAAAGCATGTAAAGAATGAAGATGTCGTCATTGATGTTGGTTCTGGTTCCGGTGTGTTAAGTATCGCCTCAGCTTTGCTAGGTGCTAGTAATGTACACGCATATGACCTGGATGATGTGGCGGTAAAAAGCACGAAAACAAATGCCGAACTAAATCAATTGGATAATCAAATCATAGCGAAACAGAATAATTTACTTGATCACGTTGATATAAAAGCAAATATTATCGTGTCCAATATTTTAGCTGAAATTATTATACAGTTTGTTCAGGATGCATGGAAAAACCTCGATTTTGGTGGTTTATTCATTATGTCTGGTATTATTCAAGCGAAGCAAAAGGTAGTAAAAGATAAATTAGAGCAACATGGATTTGAAATTGTGGAAGTTGATGCGCTGGAAGATTGGATTTCTATTACAGCCAGGAAAGTTTAA